GTGCAGCAGCAGGTACTGCCGCCGGGGCTCGGCCTCGATCTGCCCCAGTAGAAAGGGCAGGAAGTCGGGCAGGTTCCCAGCACCCACGCGGCCCAGCGCATAGGACGCGGCTGCCCTCACATCCTCACTGGGGGACCCCAAGGCTTCCAGGAGCACTGCTTTCAGCTCCCGCTGGGGGCCTGGCCCGGCCACCTGGCCCACCTCAGCCAGGGACAGGAACGCCAGGACCTTGACCCCTGTGCTTGAGTGCGGTGACCTGGCATCGCAGACCAGCCGGTTTGCTGTGCCTGCCGCCTCCTGGGGACAGGCAGCCGCGAGGGCTGCCACACACCGAGCCAAAGAGTGGAACACCTGCTTATGTAAGCCTGGCCCGCCATCTGCAGCCTGGTCATAAACAGGTGCTGTGAGCATGCTGATGAGCTCCTCGTAGTCCACACAAGGGGGGcgggtccccaccagggcctgcaGGAAGCCTTCAGCTGCCGCCAGCACGCTTGCTGGCAACAGGGGCGAGCGCAGCAACCGCAGCAGCTCTGAGAGCACAGGGCCGCTGACCTTGGCCAAAGAGGCCGGCTGGGCATGGGTCACTGTGGCAAGGAAGTCCACAGCCAGCTGGGCCACATGCATGTCGCTCTCACTGACCAGGGCAGGCAGCTCGGCCAGCACAGCCTGCACGGCACACGGCGGGAGGCTAAGTCCCTGGCTCTGGGCCAGGGCGTCCAGGGCAGCCAGTGTGGCCAGCCGCAGGGCCCGCTGGTTCTTTCGAAGGAATGAGGCCAGAATGGGCAGTGCCTCAGCCACGATGGGCTGTAGGTCAAGCCGCAATGGGGACACGGCCACCAGCGTCAGTGCTTTGACAGCAGGCAGCCGGGTGATCTCATTCCGCAGGCGGTCCAGGAGGAGCAAGAGTGATGGCTCTAGGTCAACCCCCAGCCGGTCCCCCAGGTGGGCCATGAGGTGGCCCATGCAAGCAATGGCACGCTCCTTCACCTCCTGGTCCAGGTCAGTGGCACGGAGTCGTGCCAGGGTGGCTGCAGACATCTCTCCAACATATGGCTCAGGGTCCAGTGTCCGAGGCCTGTCCAGTGGCCACAAGGCCCGCACGAGCTCCTGGAGCACCAGCAGGGCCTCCGCCGCGATCTTGTAGAAAGGGTCAGCCACACAGGCCATCACAGGTGGCAGGAGAGTCGGCAGGTGTGAGTGGAAGGCCTCAgctggctctgtgcccagcagacCCTGTAGGAAGGCCAGGGCGTCCATCCGGATAGTGGAAGAGCTGGAACGGTCCGCCAGAGAGAAGACAATGCCTGTGGGGTGGGTGCAAATGTTACAGGGCCACAGGCAGTCCCTACAAATGGGGGTGGAGTACCTGCAGGCATCTGAGCTGGACCCAGACCCCTAGGCTCCTAGGCTGCAGATTCTGAAAGGCCAGGGCTTGGCCAGGGCTGAGGGACGCAAGGTCAGGAAAGCCCTCTGAAACCAGGAAGTAGGGCCAGTACCCCAGCTTTGTTCTCACTGTTGGCAGTGGCAAGCCACCATAAGTTGCTGAGCTGGGGCACCCATGGGGCTAGAgccctggggtctggggtctgggtTCTAGAAGAGCCCAGGCAGCAAGTACCTGGTTGCAGTCCATCCTACCTGCTACCAGCACAGGCATGTGCTCTCCCAGGCTGCCAGGGAGGACACCCGCCAGCTCAGTGAGGAGGCTGAAGCAGCCCTGGCGGGCCCTGACACTCCGATCCTTAAGCTGCCGCTGCAGGGCCTTGATCACAAGAGGCACCTGTGGGCAGTTTGAAGGCGATCAGTGACCACCCAGGAAACCTGGTTGACCCACCCGGTACTGGGGGGGCTTTGCCTAGCCAGGCATATGCCCATGGAGGTCCCCCCGGTGTAGGAGGACCACTCCATCCCAAGCTTTCCATGACACGCTCCATAGCAGGCACCTGATTCCATACGTGGACCCTCTGCGGTAGGTACTATTCCTGGGCCCTCTTTACAGATGGGGAATAGATCAGAGATTAAGTGAGTTGCTCAAGACCACCCAAGGCAGTCTGGCTCTCACCCCTACACTCCATGAGGGGGAAGTACAGAGGCCACTTCCCTTCTCTGGCTAGACTGTCTCCCTAGATGAGCCCATCTATTCCCCAGGGGCTGCAGATTCCAGTGAAGCCAAGACTTCCAGCCTACATCTCCAACATCAGACTCGGCTGCTAACCACCCACTGGACCTCCCAACGTGGGCATCCAAGGACCTCCAACATGAATGTCTAGAACAGAACTTCCCTCCTCTACTATGTCAAGGAACTACAGTTTCAGGCTTTAGCCAGAACCCAGAACTCACATGACACCTTCCTCTCCCTCGCCCTCCACATCCAATCTGTCAGCAAGACCCAGAAGCTACCCCTCCAGTCTGACATTCCTCTTTTCCCTACTCACAGCCCACAGCACACCTCTTCCACTTGGACAACTACAAGGGCTTCCTGCTGGCCTCCAGAAGCTATTCTTTCCCGCCCTGTTATGGTTCATTCCCcatacagcagccagagtgagctCCTTCAAATGGGAATGGGATCCTGTAATTCCCTTCCTGTGTGGCTTCTAGGCTCTTAGAATAAAACTGAAACTCCTTCTCAGAAGACTAGGAATCCTATTTGTGTTGTCTATCTGCCCCTAGCCTGTGTGGTCCAGGGACTGGGACTTCATCTGCCCTGCTCCCCAAGGTACTTTAGcccccagcacagggccaggCACGGTGCTCAGCACACACACTTCCGTGGGTGGACAGATGGTGGGGCAGTGGAAGGATAAGAAGGTGGACAGAGGGGAGAGTGGGCAGGTTAGAGGGTGAGTAATAAGTCAGGGAGCAAGAATGGGAGACAGGAGGAGGCATGCCTACCTGGCCACGCAGCATATGGAGGTTGCTGCCTGTTTGGGTGGGCTCCTCCATAGACTCCAGCCACCCCTTTGGAGGTCGCGTCTGCCGCAACAGCACAATGTAAGCCCCGAAGACATCAGCCTTGACATTCTCCTCACGTTCCTTGAAGCGGCGGATGAGCGCAGGCGCCAGGGTGCAGTGGAAGTCAGGCAGCAGGTCGGGCCGAGAGCCAATTAAGGCTGCTATGCACTTGGCCGCTGCCCGGCGCACCTTCCAGCTCatgtcatcatcatcactgtaTTCATCCTCACTCTCTGGGGTGGGAACAGGACACCCATGGAGCCTTGCGCACTGCAGTCTGGTCCCACCCAGGCTATATCCCAAGAAGGGGAAGTGACAAGAAatggggtagggaggagggagCCAAGCCTGTTTCAACTTTCAATGATTATTTATAGGCTATTAGGAATGTTACCTGCCATTTAATGAACACCTATGTGCTAGGGGTGATGCCAAGCACTTCAGATCCACAACCTCACTTGAGCCTCACAATCACCTTGTGAGACAAGGCTTATTTTCCTCTGTAGAGATGTGGAAATTGGGGGGAATAGCTCACCCCAAGTTACATAAGCAGGGATATAGCTGGAGTTAAACCAGCATCCTCCCTTTGCTCCAGTCCCTTCACTGTTTTGCCTGCATCAGGGACAAAGCTAATTTCCAAGTTGTCAGTGAGGATTTCAAAGAATCCATTTGGGGCACAAAACCCACCCTTTGGTCAAAACTGACTGTGTGATGTTTCACTTACTGGGATTCCAGAAGGGAGAGGTGACAGGCCTCCGTTtggcctcttccctccctctacccccagcCTCTCAAGCCCTGATTCTGGCTTCCAAGCAAGACTATTAACAAGGGAAAGCTGCACTTGTGTGGCTTTCTACTTTCTAAGCTCCCCTGAGAGGATGGAGCTCATCAAGTCTTCATCACACCCTAGATATGGGAGTGCCTTgagcctcattttatagatgacaagAATAATACTCAGAGAGGGCAAGACTCTCCTGAGGACACACAGGTAGAAAACAACAGAACTGAGATTCAGGCCCACGAGGCCCACCCATATATCTGGGGAGACACACAAGGGACCAAGAGGGGGATGGTCCCAACTAGGAACACCATCAGGCACAGCCGCAGAGGCTAGTGCGTTCTTTCTACCCATGTCACTCTGTAGATGACTCAGACTTCCAGAGAACTGGCATCTGGAGAAGCCATAGGGGCCATGTAGATGGTCCAGAGCAGATGTCAGAGCAGATGTCCTCTGATGAACTGTTCTTTGTTACCTCCACCCTATGCCACCCAGGGAGGAACATCCATAGCTCCAGGCTACTGACAAGAAAATGCTCATTCTCCCTGACTAGGCATTCAAGACCCCAACACacctctctgatctcatctcctaacatcccattttttaaataaagatttttatttatttattcaatcatgaaagacacagggagagagagagagagagagagagagagagagagagagagagacaggcagagagagaagcaggctccatgcagggagcctgacgtgggactcgatcctgggtctccaggatcaggccctgggccgaaggcagcgctaaaccgctgagccacccgggctgcccctaacaTCCCATCTTATTCTGAGTATTCCCATCAGGCTCGAAGTCCCTCTCCTCCATCAACGTCCTGCTTCTAGGGCCCAGGGTCATCAGTCTGAGTGACAGGTAGGACCATGcccacagaaaggaaggaagccactGCATCCATTCTCCATCCAGGTATCTCTTTCCCTGTCAGTACCTATCATTCCACCAGCAGAGCTTCACTCTGCTGGGTTAAAGCATCATCTCTCGGAAGCCATTACTAAGCAGGCATAGAGATGGCAGCATAGAGGTGAGGGCCCCAAGTCCCAGTTTTGCCACTTTCTAGTTGTGTTATCTCAGGCAAATCTCTAAGTCTGGGTTTCCTTGTCTGAAATATGGGGATAACAAGCATCTGGTTTTCTAAGGTTATTGGAAGAAGCACGAAATGAGAATGCTCAGGAAAccagtagatgttcaataaattacCATGATCATTACCATGATCTAGGCACAGGGTGGAGACCTTGGGGAACCCAGATTACAGACGGCAGGGCTGAAGACTGAGGAGGAGTTAAGATCAGGAtgggggtgaaaaaaaaaaaaaagatcaggatgggggtggggaggcagtactgagtggctcagtcagttaagcatctggctcaggtcatgatcccagggtcctcggatcagGACCcacagcaggttccctgctcagcggggagtctgctggtccctctccctctgcccttccccactgctcattctctctctctctctcaaaaaaaaaaaaaaaaaaaaaaaacgatcaGGATGGGGGTGCCAGATGTGGCTCTGTctttggctgggggtggggggtaagggaGTATCCCAGGAAAGCTGCACccttgggatctctgggtggctcagcagtttagcacctgcctttggcccagggcataattccgaagtcctgggatcgagtcccgcatcgggctccctgcatggagcctgcttctccctctgcctctttctctctctgtgtgtgtcttgtgaataaataataaaataaaaatattttttaaaaaaagctgcaCCCATTTCTGCCTTCCAGCCTCAATGACGAAGTTGGCCACCCACCTTGCTCACTGAATTCATTATCTTCTGTTTCCATCTGCTCCTCATCCCCGTCACTGTCATAATTATAGTTGGGGTCATGCTTTATGTACTGGAGGCAGAGGCTGGTCACGTTGGGCACGTGAGGACCCATCTCCTTGGGGCACCTGTAGGGCAGGATGAGGGAGGCTCTGCTGGACAGGCAAGAGAGGGGAGTGGGCCCACTGCTAAGTCCTGAGATCTTACTGCTTTGAGGCCAGTCCCCTGGGCCCCCCATTTCCCCAACAACTTCCCAAAGAAACCATGGGCCCCTGTCTCCTGGTACTGCACTTACTTCCTCAGGAAGGCCTCAAAAGCTTGGAGGCAGGACTCCCGCAGCTCATCATCATCCAGGTTGCAGAACTCCTCCACCAAGGGCACCAGGCGGTCCAGGTGGGCCCCTGTGGGGCCAGGTAAATCACTAAGGACAGGCCAGACCCTTTCCCAGGCTCCCTCAGCCCATAGCACCCACCCTGTCCCTGCACCTGCAGCCCTGACCACTGCAAACTCAATTTGGTGGCTTCAGAATCAAGCAGATGTTAAGGTTCTAGCCTTGTCTCTGCCACTCAGGAGCTATATGACCTCAGACACACCACCACACTTCTGGGACCTCCATATACTCTTCTCTTTCCAGCAGTGATAACAATGCCTACCAGGTAGAGACTTGGGTTAAGATTAAAGACATGATGCATATAAAGAGCTCTGCTTAAGTCTTGGCATAGGGTAGGTACAGGTAGGCAAAGgggcacaaggaaacttttggggggtgatggaaatgttctgtatcttgattgctGTAGTAGTTTCACAGGTGTACGCAAAGGTCAAAACACACTTTACCTGTGCACTTTAAACAGTGCAATTTATTATATGTACGTTATGCTccaataaaaatttgtaaaaaccCAAACCTGGCTTATAAGTTGTTATTAAAGTGTATCTGTCAAAGCAAGAGGATAGAACATACTGTATTTAAGTTTGGTGGCATGATTTATAATTATCCGTGAGCCTCAGAATAGGTAGTTCAGGTTCAGAAAAACGTCACACTCAGAGCCCACCCACTGCCTCTCCAGCTCCGCGTCCCGCTTTCAGGTGTGTCAGGCCACATCCCCTTACCCGGGAGGTGGCTGACGCTCACGCCCCACCCGTCTGCCCCCAGCACCACCCACCTTGTCACCAACCCCTTGCAGAGGCGCGACACCCCCTTACCGAGCCGGTGGCCAGCCTGCCGGCCTACGCTACCCAGACACTGGATCAGAGTGCGGACGGCGGCAGGGCTGGTGGGCGCGCGAGGGCCCGGCAGCCGATCCAGCAGGTGGTCCGCGAGCTCCACGAAGAGGTCGGTGCTGCAGGCGGCCGCCAGGTGGCCGAGGGCCCCGACTGCCCGCTTGCGCACGGCCAGGCGTGGGCTGCTGAGCTGCGGCAGCAGGCAGTGCAGGAGGCTGGCGTGGAAGGCACCCAGAGGGGCGCCCAGCCTGGGGAGTCGAAGGGGATGTCGGACGGGGCCTACCCACCCAGCGGGCAGCCTGGGCCAGGCACCtctcttctccccatcctctccaggGCTCCACCCCGGAATTATGACAACCCAACTCTTGGTAAATCGAAAGGTCCCCTGCAACTGTGTGgagtaattatttattattacacacaagaaagcagcagagagaagggaCTTTCTCAAGACCACTCAGCCAAGAAATACAAGGCCAGGACTTGAATCCAGACTTCCAGGTTGCCAGCCTGCAACCTGGCCTGATGGTAATGGGACGTGGGGCTGACTTCCTGGGAGTCTGGGTTTTGCTAGGCACActctatacatacacatacacacacacacacacacacacacacacacacacacacacacacgccctgtTAGTCTATTCCCTTCACTGAGACCACAGTGGTCTCACTGACCTCTGACCTGGTCAACCCTCTGCCTAAACTCTTCAATGGCTCTCCCATATCCAGCCCAGCTCTCTTCTggatttcatctctttctttgttCCCCTGCTATGTCACAGGGCCTGCACTGGAAGCTCCGGTAAGATTAGACTGACCCTGGAGCCTGCCCTCATGGAGTCTTTGGTGGACTGGGTGCCTCCCAGATACCTCAGATTCAACATGCCCCATCCAATGAATCCATCACCTTCCTCCCCAcgcccctgctcctgcctccaGAGTGCACCCCAACACAGCCAATggccctgtgtctgtgtccccgGTTAGTAAAGCCAGACCCTGGGGTCATCTTTGAGTCTTTGCCCTTCACCCACTCCCAAGTCCTGTGGAGTCTATCTCCTAAATAGAACCTGAGTTTCTGCCTCCAGAAGCTTCCTAAGCAGTGTCCCTGACCATTCATCCCCTCCCATCTACCATGCATACTGCAGATAGGAAGAGGAGTctgatacacacagagaggcacaagGCATTCCTGGACCCCTGCCCTGAACCCCATCCCCACTCCTCACACATTCAGTGTAATGTTTAGCCACCCACCCTCTGTTCTTGCCCAGCCCTTGGCCTCATCTCTCCACATTACAATCTAGCGCCACACGGTCTCACACAACCCCCAGGATCCATGTCTTCCCCAGCCTGGATCTTCTGGGCTGACGGTATTCTCCCCCTCCAGTGTCACCCCTATGCCTACCCAACCTGGCCAAGTCCTGCCCATCCTTGAAGGCTTAGCTAGCAGGACCCTATCTAGGAAGGTTCCCTACCCCCAGCTGCTCCTCTGAGCTCCTAAAGGCTCTGTTCTTTTTGTTATTCTTATTCCACTTAGATTATGTATCTGTGAGCTCCTCCCTAGGAGGGCCCAAGACCCATCCAATTTCATATTCCCAGCACCAGTTCAGCACCTGATATTTTTCTGGGTCACAGAGCAGGTGTTCAAATCTTGGGAGGTTGAATGAATGGTTTTAAAATGTCCAGTGCAATTTAAAGCAAGGCCCAGCTATACTagcccaaaagaagaaaaagagaaagaagagggtgaAGGACAGGATGAACACCTACAGGCTTTGAGGCTTGGAGAGACCTGAATTCACACCCCAGGTTTTGCTATTTATTGTTAAGTGGGAAGGGCTTGGGTAGGACTCTGAGATGATAGAATTATGATGAAGGATTTCTCCTTCACAGGGCTGCCAGGACAATCAAGGAgcgccaagcacagagcctggtgtgcATTAAATGCTGGCTCTGAGGATTTGAATCCCTCTCTGTCCCCTTGTCGCCCACCCTCGGTCCTCCTTGCCCAGGGTGGGCCTCCCCTACCTGCTCAGCATGTCAGAGAGGATGTCCAGGGCTTCCAACTGCACAGCCACGTCCTCTTGCTGGGCGATGGCACTGGTGAGCTGGCCGGTGATCTTCCGGCACACATTGGTAGCCAGGCCAGAGCCTATACAGAGCACAAGGATGGCACAGTGAGACCATAGGGCTGGCCTCTACCTGTGGTCAGCCTCTGCTCTCATAATACCTCTGAGCCTACATCCCTGAGAATCCAGCTGACCCTGGTCTCAAGTGGTCCAAGGTATGACCCAGAGTACATCTGAACTGGACAGATCAAGAGACTGAAGAACTGATGGCTGACTCAGCCCACACCCagtccctctgccttccacctTCTTACTAGGGAAGCAGGAAAAGCTCCTGTCCTAGACTCCCTTGCTGCTAGCAGGGGCCAGTGAAATATATAGGTAGAAGTCTTCTGACAGCTTCTGGGGAAATATGTGCTTTTCTaataaaggacaaaaagcatAGGCAGAGACCTCACCCCTGTCCTATTGGAGCTGCTAAATGAATTGCTGCAAAAATGGAATGGCTGATCCCTCTGGAATTATACGAGGAAAGCAACCCTGTACTCCTTCAAGCTATCATTAATTAGATTTTGTTACTTACAACTCAAgcattcctggcacagagccttGAACTTAAAGCGATCAGGGTCTGAattctctgccacttactagccgGCGGGCCTTAGGTATgtcccttcacctctctgagcccgTTTCTTTAATCATAAAGTAGCACAAATAATGATAGTGCCTAATCCCTGGGACCCGGGTACCTGTGGCTGCAGGGGGGAGCTCCGACAGGACAGTCTTGAGGCCAATGCCAGCGATGTCTCGGAGCTGCTCCTTATCAGACCGCATGTTGGCACAGAGGGCATCCACGATGGTCTCCACCTGGTACTCCTTCACTTTGCCCACCAGAGGacccaggctgagcagggagggaaggagggtgtCCAAAAGCCCCAGGCTCAGCCTGAGTCATTATGCTCCTTAGGTCTCCTCAGGCCCATGCAACCCACATATGCTGAGGAAAAGGCGCCATGTGGATAGGGGACTCTCTATTTTGCTAGAAAGAGAGGCACCCTCTGGGTCTGCCAACATCATTCCTGGCACCTCCCAAACCTGCACCTCCTCCTGGGTTTTGCATGTCAGTATATGGCCAAACCCTTGATCCCAGTAACCTCAGCTGGAAACCAAGGAATGCCCAAGAGCcttggttctcaaacttgaacaTGTACCAGAATCCTCTTGGAGGGCTTGTTAGAACAAAcctctgggccccaccccagatttTCAGATTCAGAAGGCCtaagaatttaaatttctagCAAGTTCTCAGTAGATGCTGATACTggtggtccagggaccacactttgagaacttcTGATTTTAGTCACATATCCGCTTCATGAGTATCACCAGTATCACctggaacttgtcagaaatgcagaatatCATGTCCTACCCTAGAGCTACCAAACCAGAATCTGCAGTTCAACAAAGGCCCCAGATGATCTGAATCTACATTAAAGCTTAAAAATAGCTATACTAGACATAGTAGTTCTCAGCCTTAATTGTGCATCGCCATTACCTGGGTGCTAGCCCCAGAGACTCGGAGTTAATTGGTTTTCAGGTGTGGCCTGGACAttaggaattttgttttttgtttctaattcccTAGGTGATTCTAACGTTCAGTTAAGGTTCTGAGATGTTG
This window of the Canis lupus dingo isolate Sandy chromosome 20, ASM325472v2, whole genome shotgun sequence genome carries:
- the CAND2 gene encoding cullin-associated NEDD8-dissociated protein 2 isoform X1: MSTAAFHISSLLEKMTSSDKDFRFMATSDLMSELQKDSIQLDEDSERKVVKMLLRLLEDKNGEVQNLAVKCLGPLVGKVKEYQVETIVDALCANMRSDKEQLRDIAGIGLKTVLSELPPAATGSGLATNVCRKITGQLTSAIAQQEDVAVQLEALDILSDMLSRLGAPLGAFHASLLHCLLPQLSSPRLAVRKRAVGALGHLAAACSTDLFVELADHLLDRLPGPRAPTSPAAVRTLIQCLGSVGRQAGHRLGAHLDRLVPLVEEFCNLDDDELRESCLQAFEAFLRKCPKEMGPHVPNVTSLCLQYIKHDPNYNYDSDGDEEQMETEDNEFSEQESEDEYSDDDDMSWKVRRAAAKCIAALIGSRPDLLPDFHCTLAPALIRRFKEREENVKADVFGAYIVLLRQTRPPKGWLESMEEPTQTGSNLHMLRGQVPLVIKALQRQLKDRSVRARQGCFSLLTELAGVLPGSLGEHMPVLVAGIVFSLADRSSSSTIRMDALAFLQGLLGTEPAEAFHSHLPTLLPPVMACVADPFYKIAAEALLVLQELVRALWPLDRPRTLDPEPYVGEMSAATLARLRATDLDQEVKERAIACMGHLMAHLGDRLGVDLEPSLLLLLDRLRNEITRLPAVKALTLVAVSPLRLDLQPIVAEALPILASFLRKNQRALRLATLAALDALAQSQGLSLPPCAVQAVLAELPALVSESDMHVAQLAVDFLATVTHAQPASLAKVSGPVLSELLRLLRSPLLPASVLAAAEGFLQALVGTRPPCVDYEELISMLTAPVYDQAADGGPGLHKQVFHSLARCVAALAAACPQEAAGTANRLVCDARSPHSSTGVKVLAFLSLAEVGQVAGPGPQRELKAVLLEALGSPSEDVRAAASYALGRVGAGNLPDFLPFLLGQIEAEPRRQYLLLHSLREALGAAQPDSLKPYAEDIWALLFQRCEGAEEGTRGVVAECIGKLVLVNPPFLLPRFRKQLAAGQPHTRSTVITAVKFLISDQPHPIDPLLKSFIGEFMESLQDPDLNVRRATLAFFNSAVHNKPSLVRDLLDDILPLLYQETKIRRDLIREVEMGPFKHTVDDGLDVRKAAFECMYSLLESCLGQLDICEFLNHVEDGLKDHYDIRMLTFIMLARLATLCPAPVLQRVDRLIEPLRATCTAKVKAGSVKQEFEKQDELKRSAMRAVAALLTIPEVGKSPIMADFSSQIRSNPELAALFESIQKDSASAPSTDSMDLS
- the CAND2 gene encoding cullin-associated NEDD8-dissociated protein 2 isoform X2, which translates into the protein MATSDLMSELQKDSIQLDEDSERKVVKMLLRLLEDKNGEVQNLAVKCLGPLVGKVKEYQVETIVDALCANMRSDKEQLRDIAGIGLKTVLSELPPAATGSGLATNVCRKITGQLTSAIAQQEDVAVQLEALDILSDMLSRLGAPLGAFHASLLHCLLPQLSSPRLAVRKRAVGALGHLAAACSTDLFVELADHLLDRLPGPRAPTSPAAVRTLIQCLGSVGRQAGHRLGAHLDRLVPLVEEFCNLDDDELRESCLQAFEAFLRKCPKEMGPHVPNVTSLCLQYIKHDPNYNYDSDGDEEQMETEDNEFSEQESEDEYSDDDDMSWKVRRAAAKCIAALIGSRPDLLPDFHCTLAPALIRRFKEREENVKADVFGAYIVLLRQTRPPKGWLESMEEPTQTGSNLHMLRGQVPLVIKALQRQLKDRSVRARQGCFSLLTELAGVLPGSLGEHMPVLVAGIVFSLADRSSSSTIRMDALAFLQGLLGTEPAEAFHSHLPTLLPPVMACVADPFYKIAAEALLVLQELVRALWPLDRPRTLDPEPYVGEMSAATLARLRATDLDQEVKERAIACMGHLMAHLGDRLGVDLEPSLLLLLDRLRNEITRLPAVKALTLVAVSPLRLDLQPIVAEALPILASFLRKNQRALRLATLAALDALAQSQGLSLPPCAVQAVLAELPALVSESDMHVAQLAVDFLATVTHAQPASLAKVSGPVLSELLRLLRSPLLPASVLAAAEGFLQALVGTRPPCVDYEELISMLTAPVYDQAADGGPGLHKQVFHSLARCVAALAAACPQEAAGTANRLVCDARSPHSSTGVKVLAFLSLAEVGQVAGPGPQRELKAVLLEALGSPSEDVRAAASYALGRVGAGNLPDFLPFLLGQIEAEPRRQYLLLHSLREALGAAQPDSLKPYAEDIWALLFQRCEGAEEGTRGVVAECIGKLVLVNPPFLLPRFRKQLAAGQPHTRSTVITAVKFLISDQPHPIDPLLKSFIGEFMESLQDPDLNVRRATLAFFNSAVHNKPSLVRDLLDDILPLLYQETKIRRDLIREVEMGPFKHTVDDGLDVRKAAFECMYSLLESCLGQLDICEFLNHVEDGLKDHYDIRMLTFIMLARLATLCPAPVLQRVDRLIEPLRATCTAKVKAGSVKQEFEKQDELKRSAMRAVAALLTIPEVGKSPIMADFSSQIRSNPELAALFESIQKDSASAPSTDSMDLS